From Solanum lycopersicum chromosome 8, SLM_r2.1, the proteins below share one genomic window:
- the SPE4 gene encoding spe4 protein: MGSEALEFFSCANNNNNNNGFSYEPKKNIIMEETDNLSINIHDGSWFEEEIDVDLKWSFALNSVLHKGTSEYQDIALLDTKHFGKILVIDGKMQSAEVDEFIYHECLIHPALLCHPNPKNVFIMGGGEGSAAREALRHKSMEKVVMCDIDKEVVDFCKKHLTANHEAFLNKKLNLVINDAKAELEQRQEKFDIIVGDLADPVEGGPCYQLYTKSFYQNILKPKLNDTGIFVTQAGPAGVFTHKEVFSSIYNTTKQVFKYVLAYTAHVPSFADTWGWVMASDKPFCLDAGKLDKKIAERIEGELLYLNGASFFSSTILNKTVAKTLKNESHVYAEDDARFIHGHGLGFRN; the protein is encoded by the exons ATGGGTAGTGAAGCTTTGGAATTTTTTTCTTgtgctaataataataataataacaatggtTTTTCCTATGAACCAAAAAAGAACATAATTATGGAAGAAACTGATAATCTTTCCATTAATATTCACGATGGTTCTTGGTTTGAAGAAGAGATTGATGTTGATCTCAAATGGTCTTTTGCTTTGAACAG TGTGCTGCACAAAGGAACGAGCGAGTACCAAGATATTGCTCTTTTGGACACCAAGCACTTTGGAAAG ATATTGGTGATAGATGGGAAGATGCAGAGTGCAGAAGTGGATGAATTTATATATCATGAATGTCTCATTCATCCAGCTCTCTTATGTCACCCAAA CCCCAAAAATGTGTTCATAATGGGAGGTGGTGAAGGATCTGCAGCAAGGGAAGCTCTTAGACACAAATCTATGGAGAAAGTTGTCATGTGTGACATTGATAAG GAGGTTGTTGATTTCTGCAAGAAACATCTAACGGCAAACCATGAGGCTTTTCTTAACAAGAAGCTTAACTTGGTCATTAACGATGCCAA AGCTGAGCTAGAGCAGAGGCAAGAAAAGTTTGATATCATAGTTGGGGATTTAGCTGATCCAGTTGAAGGAGGACCTTGTTATCAACTCTATACCAAATCTTTCTATCAAAATATCCTTAAACCTAAGCTTAATGATACTGGCATCTTCGTAACTCAG GCTGGACCAGCAGGGGTTTTTACACACAAGGAAGTTTTCTCATCCATTTACAACACAACCAAGCAGGTTTTCAAAT ATGTGCTGGCATATACAGCTCATGTACCCTCATTTGCTGATACTTGGGGATGGGTTATG GCTTCTGATAAACCATTTTGTCTTGATGCTGGAAAATTGGACAAGAAAATAGCAGAAAGAATCGAAGGAGAATTGTTATATCTTAATGGTGCTTCATTCTTCTCTTCCACCATCTTGAACAAGACCGTTGCCAAAAC GTTGAAGAATGAGAGTCATGTGTATGCTGAAGATGATGCAAGGTTCATTCATGGACATGGATTGGGATTTAGAAATTGA
- the LOC101245681 gene encoding mechanosensitive ion channel protein 10, whose product MDANGKAVKFSGEIGMAENKKPPSDVVVMISGDERDSNSPVRPPRSTVDPPIVSQIPRTVQVNDSSPEISRYTPTPSPSANKPPKIPTNETLSRRKSFASSAFSKPKSRFGEQSLPIDANMFDEQPEPSANSPYRNVSNRASPTAKMGSTDTFKETTRTVSISVTPRTPLMASPGGFGGVDEDEEIYKKVSSRKKLKYNKFKTKVLIEWLVFLCLLGCLLASLLVKKFEHWKLWDLKIWKWIVLVMVTFSGMLVTKWFIHFVALLIELNFLLRKKVLYFVFGLKKSVQVCIWFGLVLLTWVLLFSNEERSHSTEKVTNFITWTIAALLIGSFLWLLKTLLLKILAASFHVNTFFDRIQESIFHQYILLTLSGLPVMESAQMLGRSNSVASQFSFRKTLKGKDGKEKKEKAVIDINRLHEMKREKVSAWTMKMLVDVISNSGLSTISGSLGENDYDIGCEQTDKEINNEEEAIAAAYHIFRNVAPPGSKYIDEYDLKRFLIKEEVDIVFPMIDVAETGQIDRKALTEWVVKVYQGRRALSHALNDTKTAVKQLNKLVTCILIVIIIIIWLLLVGIATTKVLVFLSSQLVVAAFIFGNTCKTIFEAIIFVFVMHPFDVGDRCVIDGVQMTVEEMNILTTVFLRFDNEKIFYPNSVLAVKPISNFYRSPDMGDNFEFSVDYRTPVEKIGALKEKIKRYVEKTPQYWHPNHSVVVKEIENMNKIKMAIFFNHTMNFQNYGEKNRRRTELILEMKKMFDDLNIKYDLLPQEVHLVEQRGH is encoded by the exons ATGGATGCAAATGGTAAAGCTGTAAAATTTAGTGGGGAGATTGGCATGGCAGAGAACAAGAAACCCCCCAGTGATGTGGTTGTCATGATCTCTGGAGATGAAAGAGATTCTAACAGTCCTGTTCGACCACCAAGATCAACAGTTGATCCCCCTATAGTTTCCCAGATTCCAAGGACTGTGCAAGTGAATGATTCCTCACCTGAAATTTCAAGGTATACTCCAACCCCAAGCCCAAGCGCCAACAAACCACCCAAAATCCCAACTAATGAAACTCTCAGTCGGCGAAAATCGTTTGCCAGCTCTGCATTTTCAAAACCCAAGTCAAGATTTGGTGAACAATCTCTACCTATTGATGCCAACATGTTTGATGAACAACCTGAGCCAAGTGCAAATTCCCCTTATAGAAATGTATCTAACCGTGCTTCGCCTACTGCTAAAATGGGTTCCACTGATACATTTAAAGAGACTACAAGAACAGTATCTATATCAGTAACCCCAAGAACACCGTTAATGGCATCACCGGGTGGTTTTGGAGGAGTCGATGAAGATGAGGAGATATATAAGAAAGTGAGCTCAAGGAAGAAGTTGAAGTATAACAAATTTAAGACAAAAGTTCTCATTGAATGGCTGGTGTTTCTTTGTCTTTTAGGATGTTTGCTTGCTAGTCTATTGGTTAAGAAGTTTGAACACTGGAAACTTTGGGATTTGAAGATCTGGAAGTGGATTGTCCTTGTTATGGTGACCTTTAGTGGCATGTTGGTTACTAAGTGGTTTATACATTTTGTTGCCTTGTTGATAGAGTTGAACTTTTTATTGAGGAAGAAGGTGTTATATTTTGTCTTTGGTCTAAAGAAAAGTGTTCAAGTTTGCATTTGGTTTGGCTTGGTTCTTCTCACATGGGTTCTGCTTTTCTCAAATGAGGAACGGTCACATTCCACTGAGAAGGTTACTAATTTTATTACATGGACTATAGCAGCTTTACTTATCGGATCATTCTTGTGGCTCTTGAAGACTTTGCTGCTAAAGATTTTGGCTGCCTCCTTCCATGTCAATACATTCTTTGATAGGATTCAAGAATCAATCTTTCATCAGTATATTCTACTGACCCTATCAGGACTTCCAGTTATGGAGTCTGCTCAGATGCTGGGGAGATCAAACAGTGTTGCCAGTCAATTCAGTTTCCGCAAAACACTGAAGGGAAAAGATGGgaaggaaaagaaggaaaaggcGGTAATTGATATTAATAGGCTTCATGAGATGAAGCGAGAAAAGGTCTCTGCATGGACCATGAAAATGTTAGTTGATGTAATATCTAACTCAGGACTTTCCACTATCTCTGGCTCGTTAGGTGAAAATGATTATGATATAGGATGTGAGCAAACGGATAAGGAGATCAACAATGAGGAGGAAGCAATTGCTGCTGCCTACCACATCTTCAGGAATGTCGCACCGCCTGGTTCCAA GTACATTGATGAGTATGACCTTAAGAGATTCTTGATTAAAGAAGAGGTCGATATTGTATTCCCCATGATAGATGTGGCAGAAACTGGACAGATTGATAGGAAAGCATTGACGGAATGGGTG GTCAAGGTTTATCAAGGACGCAGAGCTCTATCACATGCTTTGAATGATACAAAAACTGCTGTAAAGCAATTAAACAAGCTTGTGACATGTATTTTGATTGTCATAATAATCATCATCTGGCTCCTCTTGGTGGGTATAGCGACTACTAAAGTGCTTGTCTTTCTGTCGTCACAACTCGTGGTAGCTGCTTTTATTTTTGGGAATACTTGCAAGACTATATTTGAAGCtatcatatttgtatttgtGATGCATCCTTTTGATGTTGGCGATCGATGCGTCATTGATGGTGTTCAG atgactgttgaagaaATGAATATCTTGACCACAGTATTCCTGAGGTTTGATAACGAAAAGATATTCTACCCAAATTCAGTTTTGGCGGTCAAGCCAATCAGCAACTTCTACAGAAGTCCTGATATGGGTGATAACTTTGAGTTTTCCGTTGACTACAGAACACCTGTGGAAAAGATAGGAGCtttaaaagagaaaatcaaGAG GTATGTTGAGAAAACCCCCCAATATTGGCATCCAAATCATAGTGTGGTGGTGAAGGAGAttgaaaatatgaacaaaataaaaatggcTATCTTTTTCAATCATACGATGAACTTTCAGAACTATGGCGAAAAGAACAGACGGAGAACTGAACTGATCCtagaaatgaagaaaatgttTGATGACctgaatataaaatatgatcTTCTTCCTCAGGAAGTTCATCTTGTGGAACAGAGAGGACACTAG